The Triticum aestivum cultivar Chinese Spring chromosome 7B, IWGSC CS RefSeq v2.1, whole genome shotgun sequence genome window below encodes:
- the LOC123155491 gene encoding uncharacterized protein isoform X2 has translation MSSSDVSAMPAANHEGHSLAGPAPPPAPVVHKRKPGRPQEKSPPPAATREELESRESREGPLKVLALPAPGARRAYVVSDDKMVSRARAPTRRASAVSNNKMMDRNEITPVVRRRKPGRPQEKSPPPAAIREELESRESREGPLKVLALPAPGAPRTHAVSGDKMMRRARAPTRHANIVSDDKMVSRARAPTLHANHVSDDKMMDKNEMAPVQGVPRMRGSIASSSAVVGRGMDALLT, from the exons ATGTCTAGCTCcgacgtcagtgccatgcccgcaGCCAACCACGAGGGGCACAGCCTGGCGGGCCCCGCCCCGCCCCCTGCGCCGGTGGTTCACAAGCGCAAGCCCGGGAGACCCCAGGAGAAAAGCCCGCCCCCAGCGGCCACCAGAGAGGAGCTGGAATCCAGGGAGTCCCGGGAAGGACCCTTGAAGGTGCTTGCGCTCCCGGCGCCAGGGGCCCGGCGTGCTTATGTTGTCTCAGATGACAAGATGGTGAGCCGCGCTCGCGCCCCCACACGGCGTGCAAGCGCGGTATCCAACAACAAGATG ATGGACAGGAACGAGATAACGCCGGTGGTTCGCAGGCGCAAGCCCGGGAGACCCCAGGAGAAAAGCCCGCCCCCAGCGGCCATCAGAGAGGAGCTGGAATCCCGGGAGTCCCGGGAaggccccttgaaggtgcttgcaCTCCCGGCGCCAGGGGCCCCGCGTACTCACGCTGTCTCCGGCGACAAGATGATGAGACGCGCTCGCGCCCCCACCCGGCATGCAAACATTGTCTCCGACGACAAGATGGTGAGCCGCGCTCGCGCCCCCACCCTGCATGCAAACCATGTCTCCGATGACAAGATG ATGGACAAGAACGAGATGGCGCCAGTCCAGGGGGTGCCGCGCATGCGAGGGAGCATCGCGTCGTCAAGTGCGGTTG TCGGCCGAGGGATGGACGCCTTACTCACCTGA
- the LOC123155491 gene encoding uncharacterized protein isoform X1 translates to MSSSDVSAMPAANHEGHSLAGPAPPPAPVVHKRKPGRPQEKSPPPAATREELESRESREGPLKVLALPAPGARRAYVVSDDKMVSRARAPTRRASAVSNNKMMDRNEITPVVRRRKPGRPQEKSPPPAAIREELESRESREGPLKVLALPAPGAPRTHAVSGDKMMRRARAPTRHANIVSDDKMVSRARAPTLHANHVSDDKMMDKNEMAPVQGVPRMRGSIASSSAVGGVESEGLGSLDAGEMAPRGVQVFMINNHNFDLNELPTEHE, encoded by the exons ATGTCTAGCTCcgacgtcagtgccatgcccgcaGCCAACCACGAGGGGCACAGCCTGGCGGGCCCCGCCCCGCCCCCTGCGCCGGTGGTTCACAAGCGCAAGCCCGGGAGACCCCAGGAGAAAAGCCCGCCCCCAGCGGCCACCAGAGAGGAGCTGGAATCCAGGGAGTCCCGGGAAGGACCCTTGAAGGTGCTTGCGCTCCCGGCGCCAGGGGCCCGGCGTGCTTATGTTGTCTCAGATGACAAGATGGTGAGCCGCGCTCGCGCCCCCACACGGCGTGCAAGCGCGGTATCCAACAACAAGATG ATGGACAGGAACGAGATAACGCCGGTGGTTCGCAGGCGCAAGCCCGGGAGACCCCAGGAGAAAAGCCCGCCCCCAGCGGCCATCAGAGAGGAGCTGGAATCCCGGGAGTCCCGGGAaggccccttgaaggtgcttgcaCTCCCGGCGCCAGGGGCCCCGCGTACTCACGCTGTCTCCGGCGACAAGATGATGAGACGCGCTCGCGCCCCCACCCGGCATGCAAACATTGTCTCCGACGACAAGATGGTGAGCCGCGCTCGCGCCCCCACCCTGCATGCAAACCATGTCTCCGATGACAAGATG ATGGACAAGAACGAGATGGCGCCAGTCCAGGGGGTGCCGCGCATGCGAGGGAGCATCGCGTCGTCAAGTGCGGTTG GTGGGGTCGAGAGTGAAGGACTGGGTAGCTTGGATGCAGGGGAAATGGCACCTCGAGGGGTTCAAGTCTTCATGATCAATAACCACAATTTTGATCTGAATGAGCTACCGACTGAGCATGAGTAG
- the LOC123160699 gene encoding U-box domain-containing protein 15-like, whose translation MLSSMFGTRPAGEPDPPEPEPEPSGRQLSDGDLLEELVATVGAAQAFQEFRRSHRKECFNLLRWLQLVLPLIEELQDASPPRPLTDDAHRRLALLSRAFQAARRLLRCCHDGSKIFLSLEGEAVQGRFRAVYEKINQALDGMPYSDIGISDEVKEQVELINTQLKRSKKRTDTQDMELAMDFMVVLQDKEDRSADRVILERLAKKLELQSLADLRAETMAIKKLINERNGQQPESTKQIIEILNKLKEVAGIDEKNILGEVHIPKYLEKCPSLMIPNDFLCPISLEIMTDPVIIASGRTYERRSIQKWLYAGQRTCPKTQQPLAHLSLAPNFALKNLILQWCEKNKVEMQTRVDEPPVEEEVSKEVLIPSLVKDLSSPNLDVQRKAAKKIRTLSKESPEDRILIVDSDGIAALVGLLQYPDKKIQDNAVTSLLNLSIDEANKVLIAKGNAIPLIIEVLKNGNVEGQENSAAALFSLSMVDENKVAIGALGGMPPLVDLLKNGTIRGKKDASTAIFNLLLNHQNKLRAIEAGIVPVLLKILDNTKLGMVDECLSIFLLLGSNSTCRGTIGTESFVETLVRIIKEGTPKNKECALSVILELGSHNNALMVHALGFGLHEHLTEIAKNGTSRAQRKANSLIQLARKCES comes from the exons ATGCTGTCGTCGATGTTCGGGACGCGGCCGGCCGGGGAGCCGGACCCGCCGGAGCCCGAGCCGGAGCCGTCGGGGCGGCAGCTCTCGGACGGGGACCTGCTGGAGGAGCTGGTCGCCACCGTGGGCGCCGCGCAGGCGTTCCAGGAGTTCCGGCGGTCGCACCGCAAGGagtgcttcaacctcctccgctGGCTCCAGCTCGTGCTCCCGCTCATCGAGGAGCTCCAAGATGCGTCCCCGCCCCGCCCGCTCACCGACGACGCCCaccgccgcctcgcgctcctcaGCCGCGCCTTCCaggccgcccgccgcctcctccgctgCTGCCACGACGGCAGCAAGATCTTCCTC TCGCTGGAGGGCGAGGCTGTGCAGGGCAGGTTCCGCGCCGTGTACGAGAAGATCAACCAAGCCTTGGACGGCATGCCCTACTCGGACATCGGTATCTCCGACGAGGTCAAGGAGCAA GTGGAGCTCATCAACACGCAGCTGAAGCGGAGCAAGAAGAGGACGGACACCCAGGACATGGAGCTCGCCATGGACTTCATGGTGGTCCTCCAGGACAAGGAGGACCGGAGCGCGGACAGGGTCATCCTCGAGCGGCTGGCCAAGAAGCTCGAGCTACAGAGCCTGGCTGACCTCCGCGCCGAGACCATGGCCATCAAGAAGCTAATCAACGAGCGCAACGGGCAGCAACCTGAGAGCACAAAGCAGATCATCGAGATTCTCAACAAGCTCAAGGAAGTTGCTGGCATCGATGAGAAAAACATCCTCGGCGAGGTCCATATCCCCAAGTACCTTGAGAAGTGCCCCTCTCTCATGATCCCCAACGACTTCCTCTGCCCCATCTCCCTCGAGATCATGACCGACCCCGTCATCATCGCCAGCGGCCGG ACTTACGAGAGGAGAAGCATCCAGAAGTGGTTGTACGCGGGGCAGCGAACGTGTCCCAAGACGCAGCAGCCGTTGGCGCATCTCTCGCTGGCGCCAAATtttgctctcaagaacttgatctTGCAGTGGTGTGAGAAGAACAAGGTAGAGATGCAGACAAGAGTTGACGAACCTCCTGTTGAGGAGGAAGTGAGTAAGGAGGTGCTCATCCCGTCATTGGTGAAGGACCTCTCATCCCCAAACCTCGACGTGCAGCGCAAGGCTGCCAAGAAGATCCGGACACTTTCCAAGGAGAGCCCAGAGGACCGCATACTCATCGTTGACAGTGATGGCATCGCGGCCCTTGTCGGCCTCCTACAGTACCCGGACAAGAAGATCCAGGACAACGCAGTCACGTCGTTGCTCAACCTCTCGATCGACGAGGCCAACAAGGTCTTGATTGCCAAGGGGAACGCCATCCCGTTGATCATTGAAGTCCTCAAGAACGGCAATGTCGAGGGCCAGGAGAACTCCGCGGCGGCGCTATTTAGCCTGTCCATGGTAGACGAGAACAAGGTGGCCATAGGGGCCCTGGGAGGTATGCCTCCATTGGTTGACCTCCTGAAGAATGGGACGATCAGGGGGAAGAAAGATGCTAGCACGGCCATCTTCAACCTATTGCTGAATCACCAGAACAAGTTAAGGGCTATCGAGGCCGGCATCGTTCCTGTGCTGCTCAAAATTCTCGACAACACAAAGCTCGGCATGGTTGATGAGTGCCTCTCCATCTTCCTCCTGCTTGGGTCCAACTCTACATGCCGTGGCACGATCGGGACAGAGAGCTTCGTCGAGACGCTTGTGCGGATCATCAAGGAGGGGACCCCCAAGAACAAGGAGTGTGCGCTTTCTGTTATCCTCGAGCTTGGATCACACAATAATGCCCTTATGGTGCACGCCCTCGGGTTCGGCCTCCACGAGCATCTCACGGAAATTGCCAAGAACGGCACAAGCAGAGCACAGAGGAAGGCAAACTCTCTGATTCAGCTTGCCCGGAAGTGCGAATCGTAG